The Dermacentor silvarum isolate Dsil-2018 chromosome 7, BIME_Dsil_1.4, whole genome shotgun sequence genomic sequence AAGTTGAGAGCCCAGATCCCGAAGATGTGTCTCGACTGCCTGTAAGGTGGCTGGAGCGAGCAAAGCAGGGGAATGCTTTGCTGCCATATACAGAGGAAGAAGTTGCAGCCGTAGAGGCGGCCACACGACCTCAAAGTGCTTGCCTTCTTTGGCATAGATATAGGGAGGGTGTCATCACCGCGTCGATAGCACATAGAGTACACACTTGGGTTAGGACATGCCAAACCAAAATGGGGCCACATGATGCCCGACCTCTCACTGCGGCAGTGATGGGAGCAAAAAAAGGCAGGGCAACATTTGCCATGAAGAGGGGTCTATTGTGTGAGCCCGAAGCCAGACAAGCGTTTCGAGACCAAAATGACAGCCACGTGGAACTGCAAGTAATTGAGACTGGCCTCTTCCTCTCTCGTCATCACACTTTTCTAGGCGCAAGCCCAGATGGTCTTGTAAAGTGCAAATGCTGTCCGCCGCGGCTACTTGAAATCAAAGTTCCCCTCAGAGTTCAAGATTTTGCCAGAACGCAGTTGCATGCTGGGGAACTCAAAAGGAGCAGCAGGTATTACACTCAGATGCAAGTGCAGATGGGTGTGACTGGCCTGGACACCTGTGTGCTGTTTGTATACAGCAAGGAAGAGTGCTTGCAAAGTGTCGTGCCCTTTGAGAAGAGTTTTTTTGACGAGTTTGTGAAACGTTGCGAATTTTTCACCACCATGTACTTGCTGCCCCACATTGCGAGCAACTGTTGAAATAAatctatgaatgaatgaatgaataaacctttatttgaagcagtgagttggcagtcgaggtgggagggtcccttagaAGATATTTTAAATAGTTGCCTGTGCACTTATTTTGTGATACCATAAATGCCGATAGGCAGCAATAGAGTTCTGGGAGGGTAATTTAAACCTCTCTACTGAAGCAGCCCAGCACATTTTTGCAGCTGTGCTGGTGAAGTATCTTTTTTACCTGTGTACTGCAAATGCCCACAAACAGCATTCCTGCCTCGGTAGTGTTGCACCATTACGCTGCACAACTCTCTTTACGCTCTTTTGGACGCACTGATGCACTTATCGAAGCAGGAAACATTCTGCAGATTTCAAATAATTTGTTACCCAGTGACCATGGCCAGATTCAAAGACGAGTGCCTCTTGTAAATGACATGTTTCAAACAGCTTACAGTCTGCATATATTTCTAAGTCACGAATGACATCAAAATAAACTACTGTACGGGAGCACTATGTGGAAAATATCCGTAGACAACTAGTCCTTGTGAAACAAATGGCTGCAAGTTTTCTGCGGTTTAATGGGGCACTGCATGAAACTATTTATTCACAGCTCCATTATCCTCCAGTAGCTGGTCGCTGTGCAGAATAGATTCCACTGAACAGAATAGTTTCtggtcatctgcaaactgaaggatTTTCAAATGGTTTTCAAATCCATTTCACCAATATAAGTACCTCGAGGCCTCTCTCAGCAGAGCAGCCAGGTAGAAATGAGTATTCATTcttcaccgtgaaaaaaaaaagcaaacagctTTACAGAACACAATCATCTTGAGCAGAGATGACAACTGTTACACAGGTGTTTTATATAAGTCAGTCTTTATTATGCACTGGTACATCCAAACATGTAGACCTATAGAAAGGGGAGCTATTGTGCTAGGGAAGCTTGCCACTTTATATGTAATGCCTGATGGCCTTGAGCATGCTGGAATGTTGGAGGAATGCTAACATTGTTTTATTTCATAAAAAGGGGTAGTGATGTATTGAACCACACCGGCACAGCCCATCATCGCGAACATCAAGATTTCATTTACACCTTATCACAACAATGGTTCACCCACAAAGTTAGTCAAGAGTGCACAAATGTGCCACACTTTGTTCAGTTGTCCAGACATGCTGTTTGGGAACACCTGGGAGAGTATTTTGTAGGTCTTGATCTTCCGGATGACCCTTTCCACGTGTATGCGCACACTTGCAATGAGCCTTGTCTCAGTCTCATCTGCTTCGGACAGTTGAGGCCGTCCTTCCAGGAACGGCGGAATGTTCAAATGCAGTGAATGCTGCTTGCACTCTTCTTCGATAGTGAACCCCCTATCAGCCATCACACTTCGCCCTGGTGAGAACTTTTCCAGCACACCGCAAGCCTTTGTCAGGGCCTTGTCGGACAGTCTTCCAGGAGCAAGATCGGACACAAACATGACAAAGCCATTTGGGCTGCACACAACTAATCCTTTCGCGGTATTATGTTTTTTGTAAGAGGAATAGGTTTCACTCTGCACCCGGAATGACGAAGGGGTCTCAATGAAAATTTCTGTACAGTCGAGGATGCCATCAACGGTAGTGTAGCCCTTGTCAATGAAGGCTTTTGGCCGGTACTTGTCGCACAGTTGCGGAGACATCCAAGTTGGGACCTAAAATGAGGATTAAAAACAACATTTTGCATTTTCTACATAAacatataatcatcatcagcctaattttatgtccactgcaggacgaaggcctttccctgcaaTTTTGAATTGCCCGTCCTGCAATAGCCGATTCGAACTTGCACCTcaaatttcctatcttcatcaccccacctagttttctgccgtcctcgactgcgcttcccttctcttggtctccattctgtaactctaatggcccaccggttatccatcctacgcattacattgcctgcccagctccatttgtgtTCTCTTTATGTGCATTAGAATATCctctatcccagtttgttctctgatgtgCACCACTGTCTTCCTGTCCTTTAcattaggtctaacattttccgctccattgctctttctgcggtccttaacttgttcgcgagcttctttgttaacctccaagtttctgccccatatgttagcaccggtagaatgcaatgattgcacatgtttcttttcaatgacagtggtaagttcccagtcaggatttggcaatgcctgccgcatgaactccaacccaattttattcttctgtaaaattccttatgatcacggtcccctgtgattTAATGACCTacgtaaacgtactcctttacagactctagaagctgactggcgatcctgaattcttgttctcttgccaggctatttaacattatctttgtcttgtgcgtattaatattcaaccccactcttacactttctcggctaaagtcctcaatcatttgttgtaattcgtgccaattgttgctgaataggacaatgtcatctgcgaaccgaagattgctgagatattggccgttgatcctcgctcctaagcattcccagtctaagagcttgaatacttctaagcatgcagtgaatagcattggaaacattgcgtctccttgcctgaccttgTTCTTCATAGGCGGCATGTGGCATGAGCATTCACATGCCTGTAGAGCACTGATAATGTTTCCGGGGCAGAAAAAAACAACTTTAACATCTACTGTATGGCCTATCTTCTTCAAACTGTGTGATAACTTGTGCAAGTAAGGGAGCACCGCGACTGGCTTGTCTCTGGCAGCGCAGTCTTTTGGTGCTTTGTCTCCCAGCTTGATTTTCTTTAATATCTTTTCTGCTACTGAAACGAACAAAAGCTCGGGGTACCCATCACATGTTAGGCGGGAGGCCTGTGCAAGGAGACTGCGCATTAAAGAGTGGAAGCAAGACTTATTTAGGGCATTTGTGAAGCAAAGATTCACAATGCCCCGTTTAACCAGCTAGGACTGGGCTGACAGATAAGAAAAAAAGTGGCTTGTTCCCTCTAGGCACAGGTGATCTGTGGAGATACTAAGTTGCAAATCTGTCAGGCCCCCCATGGATGTTGCAATTCAGCAAGGCCATCGAAGAGACCGAAAACAAAAGGCACTATAAAGAAAAGGCACCTGGTGTTGACGTACCTGACAAAGCCTGTTGTCCAAAAAATCCAGCCATGTTACCCAGATCCTTGAAACAGTTGTTTTAGACACACCAAACCTGTTAGCAAAACATGAATTTGCAAAATATGCACATCAGTAATTTTCTGTTGCTAAAACAAGATCATAAGTGAACAGAGCAAGCTACtgttaaattatggagttttacgtgccaaaaccacgatatgattatgaggcacgccgtagtgggggactctggaaatttagaGCAAGCTACTGTTGAAGTCGTCAAGATTTCATGGCACAACATGCTTAAAGAAAATTCAGTATCGTAGGCAGGCACTGTAATGAAAGTACTGCATACCATGTGCAGAGCTTTTAAAGACCATGCAAGTAAATAGCATGCTGCATTCCATGCACCTAATGTCTTAACAAAAGCAGCTCATTTCGAGGTACGAGAAGTGCCAGTTGAAGCAGAACACTTGTGCTAAACTTGCTAAATTTTCTCTTAACGTAAATATACGCTGAATGGCATCACTGCACAGCACATAACAGCGCTCACACACACGAAACAACGCTCACCacacgaagaatttcttttgGCCAAAACATTTTAGGCTTTGTTAAGCACATTGAGATAAGTTTCCATGAACATTTTCGAACAAATCGAAGATGGTCGAGCGTATGACCCCTTACATTAAGTGTGTACAATGTGAACCCCATCATAATGAATGAATCAGAATATGGAAATGTTTCTCAGGGTACCTAACCCTTTCAGTGCATTTGCGCTTCCAGAAAAGAACCTTGCTGTTTGGACAATGCACAGGGTGAAAATGCATTGAGACTATACTTGAATCCATTTAATTTTGTCTCCCGAGTATGGATGACGACGGCAATACTTGGAAACACTAAAAAGAGGCAGTGTGAATGTGCACAGTGCTTGGTAATgatttttcttccattttttacTTCCATGGTAACGAGTACCAATCATGCCTTCAATGGTGTGCCTATTCCTTTGCCGTGTGCATGAAAAGTGCAGCGGAGTTTATACATTCAGGGGCCATATTTCCCAACTTTCCATGGTCCGTATTCCATTTTGGTTCCATAAGGCCCTCTGGTATGGGTCGCTGTTGCCGCATCTTTCAGACATCCAGGCAAAACGACATTGCATTTGTGAGTGTTGCTCCAATGGTTATTCAGAGCATGACATCACGTTTAGCTGGACCACGcccaagagaaaagaaaaaagggtgGCACTGCTACTCCAAAGCGATGGCCAGGTGCCGGGGCGTTCAGTTTGTGGGCACTGGCATACTGGCGCCGACAGCGGAGAGGCAACAACAGTGACCAATGACGGCCATATGGAAGGGAACTGGAATATGGAAAGTTAGAGAATACGACCCCAGGGCTGTATTCAGAATCTCAGAGTAGAGTATAGGCACTGACTCCATGAGACATCATCACGATCTCATGGACTGCTAGGATCTACAGGGATGAAATAGTTAAGATCAACGGCGTTACATTGTGGAAACAAAGCGCTTTATACCTACGGCACTCATTGACCATGCAACCCTTACACCACTAAAATTTGCATCACATTTACTTTATAGCTGCCAGGATAATCCACGTTCAGCTACAAGTTGTTTTGGAATTTTGACGTCACTGCACAGCGCTATGCTTGTAAGCAGATTTTCATCACAAAGTGTTTTTAggaatgtattttttcataacagATTCGGTGTTAAAAGTGATTCACTTTATAGACATTTTCACTCGAGAACCAAAGTGTCCGTATAATGAGGTGCTACTACACGATGAGTAGGTGCATATACTTGAGCAGTGCTTTTGATGAAACAGGTATTAAGTTGCACATTTTGCTTGAAGTGTTCCGAGAATGCAACATGCATGCTGAGATGCGAATATAAACAAAAGTGATGTTATTGTAACGGGCTGTGCACTGCATACAAGATGGGTCCGCATAATTATGTGAACCATTAAGGCCTGTAGGGTTCTGCTTATTTTAGTCCACACAGTAGATTCATAGATGATGTTATGCATAGAATGTCCTTGTATATAAATTGGCGTGGAAACAGATTTACACGAGTCACTCCTATTAACTTTTTAGATGTTAGGTAGAAGTAACTATTGGTGCAAAAAAATTATTGCAAGCTTTGAATGTTGACAGCATACCTGTATGCAAGGTCAAGGCCATCAAGACCAAGCTTCAGTCTCATCAAGACCAGCACGAGCTGGGTCTTCAAAGGCAGGATGAAGTTTCTGTCTTCACTGGCCGTTTCTTTCATCTGCCAGAAGCACAGCCTTTTTGCATCTGGCTCTAGAAGGGACCAAAAAGTGTCCAAGCGCTTGCTGGATGTGAAGCCAGTGTAATACCGTAGCTTTTTCTCGTCTTTTACAAGGGCCTCATATGTGATATCCATGTTCTGTGCAGCTTCAGTCTTGCAACGTCTAACTTTTTCCTGCATTGCTGATAACTGAAGTCTTAAGCACCTGTTCTTCTGCTGAAGACGGTCACACAGCTTTTTTGTTTCGGCGTGGTCCTGCTGACTTCGTTTAAGCAGGTTGTTAAGCTCTGCCACTGTCGCATTTGCTGCTTCAGCTTGCTCCAGGAGTTCAGTTATGATGTGCTTTTGTTTAGCAACTTGCTCGACAAGCTCATCATAACTTAACTGTTGGCTGCTGTATGCATGGTCCAGGTGTAGATGCACTTCCTGCTGCAAAGGATCATCGCTGTCACTGCTAGCGATGGCAGAGACCTCTTGCTCAGATCCAGGTGGCACAGTTGAGCTCCTGACAACTTCAGGCTGGCAggagaaaataaagaaagccaTGTGTTTCAGTCTTTATAACACTATTTATTCACAATACACTCGGGGCCCAAGGGCATTTGATTTGAGTTGGTTTTGATTACAAAAATTTGAACATAAACAGCAGTAAATGTACATATTATTCCAAATATAAAAGAggctcacaaatgaaaaaaaagttacaacAAGACACTGAAAAAAAACGCAAATAATGCAGAGCACAAGCAAGGATGAACCAGATAGCATACAAGGTATATAAACAGCGCCTGCAAACAGGACCGGAAAAGGAACGACAAGAGGAATCGCACTCAAGAAGCAGCAGCATGTGCctacaaaacaagaaaaacagtGGAAAAAAGATTGGCTGAATCAGGAAATGAactaaaaaagggggaaaaattgACAATGCGACACTTTCTTGTGTTTAAGATAACAGCACATTAGTCAAACGAGACTTAAACTCAGAATGATCAGCTATTTCAACAGTGCAGCTGCAGATGAGAATTTGTACACTACATTTTTCATTAATACTTCACACTAGTAAGTTTACTAAGCATCATCACTTGTTTTTTCATGCACTAGCACAACCCTTACGTAGCTGCCACCTGTGTCAAGCCCTACCATAAAAAGAAATAATGAGGTATATGTAAGCATAACATGCTTTTTCTCTGTATTACTTGTGCTTATATTACCTTTGTTCTTCTCAACGGTCGCCTCTTCTCCACCTTTTGCTGTCTCAAAGGGAATATTGTGGGCACACGGTTCATGTAAGTCTTTTTCCCTCCTTCGAAGTGGGCACTGCAAACTCTATGTCCTGTGGTTGGAGTAAACTTCGAGAACCTAGGTAGAGAGAGTTCCAGGATTAATGCTATGACACAATGAACATGGCCAGGACAGCAATAGTGTACCTTCCACATTTTTTGTATGTACAGGCTGGATACTTCCATTGTGAGACAACGGTACAACTTTCTCTTGATTAGCGTCCATAAGATTCCATCAGTACGGTGCAAgtgataaagttttttttttttttttttttggggggggggggttattcgaCAGCGCCACAGACGCAAAAAAATCTTCAGCTGTTGCAGCCAGTTAGCTGCATAGGTGCCGCGAAATCGGCCGCGGGCATGCGCCAGATAACTACTTCCCGGAAAGTAGGGGCGAGGTTCCGGAGACACCACTTGCCTCGAGGATGATCCGTGAACGCTCATCCGACCTTTGGCCCAACGAGTTATGGCTAAGTCGTTGCCAAGAGTCCCGTGAAGCATGTTACGTCGATTAAAAAAGTTGCCTCtcgatgtacagggtcgtccactcttagtttGATCACGCAAGCGCGTGGCTATGCTCTTCGAAGTGCCAATGCATCTGACACGGCCGCGCACCGAAGTGGCGTCGGCGTATAGGCACTTGTATCTGGTGCTTCTCGTAGTGCGCCACTGCGCTTCGATGTGCGGCTACGACTGACGCACTGGCACTCCGAAGAGTACGGCCATGCGCTCGCGTGTTCAAACTAAAAGTGGACGACCGTGCGCAGTAGTACTATTACAAAATCCTGGTCAGAGAGCTCACCGTCAACTTATGCATGCATGCTTGCTACTTGCGTTGTAAAGGAAACCACGTAAGCGACGTACGGGGTGCTGTACCCAAACAGCATGAACACCTAAAGGACCTCATATAGGCATACAGCACTATAACTTGTAATAAAAGTATGCagcgataataaaaaaaaaagggcgggACGCGGGGCGATACAACAAAATGCCCGGCCTAAACACCCACTGTACGAACGGCGGCTCACCTATTCCGGAAGGGCATACGTAATGCGCAAATATTCTTTGGCGTACTCAGCTACATGGTTTTATATTCCGAGACAAGAGGCCAACCGTAATGCACCTATTTACTAGAGAAACTGTGTTTTACATGGcaaaacagctgtcttacctgCCGTTCCGTCCGGCCCtgttaatccgttggatccacgtctctcgtagctttcgctctttaggaaacacgtagaatccgaagcctttgtcccttgtgctgttgttgtagcacccaggaacgcagcaggtgaatCCTCCCATGGCACGATAGCTCCACACTAaccaaaaattgccaaaaatcgtccGACGTACAGGCACtgcgggcggctggagcggccggatgactacaagtaccagcatgcaccgcggcagcggtggcgtcgtgaaactggccggtgggatcggtctattgttGATGCATAAATGTTTCCTTTTGCAAATGCATATATCTGAAATTCGCACAAGGGAACAATGAAGGCCATTGCATCTAAACAAGCAGTGCCTGGCTGTTGCAGGCCTGTACAACCAGAACAAACCAGGATGACTGTGATAGTACATTTAACGCACCAAACCATGCAATACTGACTTAGAATAGTGCGATCCACAAGGGATGAGAAATATGACTTGAATGCAGACTAACAACTCGGGTGTATTGTCATAAACACGAATGTTTTTTACACGTGTTTGTGCTATGAAATATACAATAAACACAAGTTGTTAGTCTGAGCTCGTATTATGTTTCTTCCTCATTCCTTGTTTAACACGCTATTCTACATCAGTACAGAGCAATAGCTTCCCCTGCATTTAGCATCTGTAAGCCATGCAAGCTGGCACTCTAGCACATCCTCCTGAAGCCTAATCTAGATTAGAGCCCCTCATTCCTTGAGCTTGACAATTTTGATTGGTGATATGGAAGGTGGCCCTTTATTTCGTGTAACAGGCCGACAAataataactgtacattctctcCTCATTATTTTTAAACACAGCCCAATGATGCTTATCTGTCGCTGTTTATCGGAATAATCACCGAGTGGTGTCATTGGAATTGCGCAACCACAAGTACAATAGCCAATAGCAAACCATGCATGTTTGATAACCATGCACGCTGTTGCAGAACGACGGTGTGTATTGCCTACTTAGGTCAATGAATGGTGGCAGCTTTTCTCACCTTTGGTGAATGCTGGCATGTTCAGTTTGATTCCCTGGGCTTCCANNNNNNNNNNNNNNNNNNNNNNNNNNNNNNNNNNNNNNNNNNNNNNNNNNNNNNNNNNNNNNNNNNNNNNNNNNNNNNNNNNNNNNNNNNNNNNNNNNNNTTCCATTCTTGGGACCAGTTTGTGGCTAGCGGTAATGGGCGTTCGTGGGCTCGATGCTGCAGCTGGGTTGGTTCTGGCGGCTCGAAGATGAGACGTGCCTGCGCTGCCGAGAACCAATCCTCACCAAGAATGAGTGGGAGTACATTATCTTCaaaacagcagcttcaacaactcctgtgGCTGGGGACGggatatcttcaaaaatgcagcccaacagtagcactgtgcttcctcCTACCACCACGAGTGGAGGCTCGGTCCATGGGATGATCATGCTTGCAGGCAACGAGCTTTAGGATTAATGTCACCTTGGACCCAGAGTCCGACGAAACGCTTCACACTCACCGACTCCACTGAGATGCGTGAAGAAGGGGCTTGCTGTTGTGAGCCGTCAAGCGGAAGGGTGCCCTGTGCAGTGCTgggggctgctgtgtcttggCATGGTGGAGGCGTGGTGATGATAAGCGGCTGGTGCGTGTAGGGCACTGGATGCCAGATGACCCAAGGCAGACATGGTAGCAGACAGCTTGAGACAGGTCTTGACCGCTACGAAAAGCTGG encodes the following:
- the LOC119458870 gene encoding uncharacterized protein LOC119458870, translating into MAPGLHEHNSQGWTRKARALNPFFAKEHIVRYTESKGALKHRGAGLRLFTSGHLQKLMFSTEDTAETIVKAQVLASMTTRTAYSVGVKLLKCDGEVVSGNCSCVAGKGGVCKHVCCVLYGLMHIAQHDLTEVPDAVACTEGERQWYNPRDPKKVAEQFEQIVFSKDTTERISEAPRHHKKRAAYSSLRSEDQKLSTVSLINLHGKLKDSKLDCFADVLEANDFLPAKQRKVESPDPEDVSRLPVRWLERAKQGNALLPYTEEEVAAVEAATRPQSACLLWHRYREGVITASIAHRVHTWVRTCQTKMGPHDARPLTAAVMGAKKGRATFAMKRGLLCEPEARQAFRDQNDSHVELQVIETGLFLSRHHTFLGASPDGLVKCKCCPPRLLEIKVPLRVQDFARTQLHAGELKRSSRYYTQMQVQMGVTGLDTCVLFVYSKEECLQSVVPFEKSFFDEFVKRCEFFTTMYLLPHIASNC
- the LOC119458050 gene encoding uncharacterized protein LOC119458050 isoform X1, giving the protein MLHGTLGNDLAITRWAKGRMSVHGSSSRQVVSPEPRPYFPGSSYLAHARGRFRGTYAANWLQQLKIFLRLWRCRITPPPQKKKKKKLYHLHRTDGILWTLIKRKLYRCLTMEVSSLYIQKMWKVHYCCPGHVHCVIALILELSLPRFSKFTPTTGHRVCSAHFEGGKKTYMNRVPTIFPLRQQKVEKRRPLRRTKPEVVRSSTVPPGSEQEVSAIASSDSDDPLQQEVHLHLDHAYSSQQLSYDELVEQVAKQKHIITELLEQAEAANATVAELNNLLKRSQQDHAETKKLCDRLQQKNRCLRLQLSAMQEKVRRCKTEAAQNMDITYEALVKDEKKLRYYTGFTSSKRLDTFWSLLEPDAKRLCFWQMKETASEDRNFILPLKTQLVLVLMRLKLGLDGLDLAYRFGVSKTTVSRIWVTWLDFLDNRLCQVPTWMSPQLCDKYRPKAFIDKGYTTVDGILDCTEIFIETPSSFRVQSETYSSYKKHNTAKGLVVCSPNGFVMFVSDLAPGRLSDKALTKACGVLEKFSPGRSVMADRGFTIEEECKQHSLHLNIPPFLEGRPQLSEADETETRLIASVRIHVERVIRKIKTYKILSQVFPNSMSGQLNKVWHICALLTNFVGEPLL
- the LOC119458050 gene encoding uncharacterized protein LOC119458050 isoform X2; protein product: MLVLVVIRPLQPPAVPVRRTIFGNFWLVWSYRAMGGFTCCVPGCYNNSTRDKGFGFYVFPKERKLRETWIQRINRAGRNGRFSKFTPTTGHRVCSAHFEGGKKTYMNRVPTIFPLRQQKVEKRRPLRRTKPEVVRSSTVPPGSEQEVSAIASSDSDDPLQQEVHLHLDHAYSSQQLSYDELVEQVAKQKHIITELLEQAEAANATVAELNNLLKRSQQDHAETKKLCDRLQQKNRCLRLQLSAMQEKVRRCKTEAAQNMDITYEALVKDEKKLRYYTGFTSSKRLDTFWSLLEPDAKRLCFWQMKETASEDRNFILPLKTQLVLVLMRLKLGLDGLDLAYRFGVSKTTVSRIWVTWLDFLDNRLCQVPTWMSPQLCDKYRPKAFIDKGYTTVDGILDCTEIFIETPSSFRVQSETYSSYKKHNTAKGLVVCSPNGFVMFVSDLAPGRLSDKALTKACGVLEKFSPGRSVMADRGFTIEEECKQHSLHLNIPPFLEGRPQLSEADETETRLIASVRIHVERVIRKIKTYKILSQVFPNSMSGQLNKVWHICALLTNFVGEPLL